Genomic segment of Anaerosporomusa subterranea:
CCTTCACGCAGCTTCTCTTGCAACATTTCCTGTCTTTGTCTTTTTGGGATACGCATCATCAATCACCTATTAGCAGCAAGTAATAAGACCTGTTAATAGGTCTAGTATAAAACAGATGACACTACAATTGCAAGCAAAAAGTGAGCAAGTACATCGAATTCGATTGTATCTTGCTCACTCCGCACGTTTTTATTCTGCATTATTCAGCTGCGACGACTTCCTTGCCATTGTAATAACCACATTCGGGGCATACCCGATGGGGCATCCTCAGTTGATGGCACTGTGGGCACTCAGCAAATCCGGGTACAGTCAGCTTCCAATTGGCACGACGCTTATCACGGCGGCACTTGGACATTTTGCGCTTTGGAACGGCCATTACTTACACCTCCTTAACTCTGGGTTGGATTCTTCGGCTCAAGCAGTTTTTGCAATACGGCAAATTTGGGGTTAATGGTTTCAGTCGTGCAGGTACAGATCTCCATATTTAGGTTTTTACCGCAAATCGGGCACAATCCCCGACACTCTTGGCGACAAACCTGTTTGAACGGTTCAGCCAAAATCAGGCTTTCCCTTACCGTTTCCGCAATATCGATACTATCGCCCTGGAACCACGACATATCCGCTTCCTGGTCACTTTCAGGCAGGCCTTCTTTAAAGTTCGCCTGAAATGGAATCTCGACCTTGGCCAAGTAGGGTTCTAGGCAACGGCCACAAACAAACCGTGCTTCCCCAAGGATTTGTCCAGTCACTTCCAGGATTGCGCCATCATTCAGGATTTTACCGCTAATATCCAGATCGGCATATGTAACAGTACCGGTTGAAAGCGACGAAACTGAAAAGTGATACATCTGGACAGCGCTAACATCCTTTTTAATGCGGAAAACGTCAATATTCAAGGATTTCCACCTCGGCCTTCATTTATTATAGCCAGCATGTTATTGTTTGTCAAGAAAAGCCGGAGCATTACGCGTCCGGCTTTCTCGATTAAGTGATTATACCAGAGCAGAACAGATCATCTTGGTATCGCGAGCAATAACCAATTCCTCATTTGTTGGGATAACGTAGATTTTTACCCTTGCACCATCTACGCTGATCTCTTTAGTTTTACCTCGCACGTTATTCTTCTCAGGATCAATTCGTGTTCCAAGAAATTCCAATCCATTACATACTTTATCCCGCATGGGGGGAGAATTCTCACCTAAACCAGCGGTAAACACGATCGCGTCAACCCCACCCATTGCTGCGGCATAACTACCGATGTATTTTCTAACCTTGTAGGCGAAAATGTCAAGAGCAAGTTGAGCCCGTTCATTACCCTGAGCAGATGCGTCTTCAATGTCGCGGAAATCACTTGAAACTCCGGATATACCCAGGACGCCCGACTGTTTATTCAAATAGTTATCAATTTGATCAGGCGACATGCCTTCTTTTTTCATGAGAAAAGGAATAATGGCGGGATCAATCTCACCGGAACGAGTCCCCATAACCAAACCCTCAAGAGGGGTGAAGCCCATGCTGGTATCAAGTGAACGTCCATATTTCACCGCTGTAATACTGGCGCCGTTACCCAAGTGGCAAGTGATTATCCGCAGGTTAGTCATGTGCTCGCCCATCTCTTCGGCAACTCGCTGAGATACATATTTATGCGAAGTTCCATGGAAGCCGTAACGGCGTAGACCGTATTTTTCATAAGCTTCATAAGGCAGACCATAAAGGAACGCGTATTTTGGCATAGTTTGATGGAATGCAGTGTCAAATACGCCGACTTGCGGTACGCCTGGCATCAGCTTAGCACAAGCATTAATGCCAAGAATATTAGGCGGGTTATGTAGTGGCGCCATTTCAATACATCTCGTTAGAGCATTCATAACTTCTGGTGTAATCAACACAGAATCGGCAAACTCTTCGCCGCCATGAACTACACGATGACCAATAGCCGAAATCTCCTTCATGCTCTTGAGAACTCCATGCTCAGGATGCACTAATGCGGCTAAAACCATCTCAATGCCTTTGCTATGATCAGGAATATCAGCTTTAAGTGGTACTTTGTCTTTACCGGTCGGCTGATGGGTTAATATTGAGCCCTCCATCCCGATACGTTCAACTAAGCCTTTTGCCAGAACTGATTCGTCCGTCATTGCAAGCAATTGATACTTAATGGACGAACTGCCACAGTTCACAACGAGAACTTTCATTGTTGATTCCTCCTAAAATTAGCTAGCGGACAGACCACTAGACCGTTTACAAAGATATAAATTTCGACACTGTTAGTCGTTTCCCTTCCCTTGGATAAACTATCCGTAAAATATCTAAAAAGTTCTTTCTCAGCCGCAGGAATCCGTCCGTCACGCTCGAACCACCTAATTATAATAGTTATTTTCTATTAATGATATGAGGTGTTCCACATTAAAACTGTAGGTATTATTGCCGAATACAACCCATTTCACAACGGTCATCTCTGGCATGTTGAGCAAGCAAAGCAGCAGTCCGGCAGCGATTACTGCGTCGCGGTTATGAGCGGACAATTCACCCAGCGGGGAGAGCCTGCCGCTTTTGACAAATGGGCTCGTGCTGCTATGGCAGTTATGGGCGGTGTAGATTTAGTACTGGAACTGCCTGCCGTATTTACCGTCCGCAGCGCTCAATACTTCGCAACAGCTGGCGTTCAACTGCTAAACTCACTTGGGCTCGTAACACATTTAGCCTTTGGCGCGGAAAATCCTGACCTAACACTGCTTCAACAAGCTGCAGACCTTAATAACACCGATATAGGGCCAGCCTTACGACAACGTCTAACTTCTGGCGTAACCTACGCAGCGGCTCTGGCGGACTGTTTATCCATATCTGGCGCATCTGTCAATGTGTTGTCTCAGCCAAACAATATTTTAGCGATAGAATATTTGCGAGCGATCAGCCGCTTCGCGCAGACAATAACGCCAGTCATTATTCCTCGCAGGCATTCTCACTACCACGACACAGAAGTAACGTCGCCGTTCGCCAGCGCCAGCGCTGTAAGACAAGCGTTGATCAATGGAAACAATAACGCGTTGCAATGCGCCCTCCCTCCGGCAAGCTTATCGCTGATCAAGCAGCGACTAGCCGAAGGACGCGGGCCTGTCATTTACGAAGCCTTCACAACACCTATATTATATAAGCTGCGTACAGCCCGACTATCAGACTTGGCAGAACTTCCTGACATTGCAGAAGGGCTCCACCATAAATTGGCAGCCGAGGCACTTAAATCGACAACAATTGAGGAACTGCTGACCAGGGTGAAAAGTAAACGTTATACACGCACCCGTCTGCAAAGGATTCTCATCCACGCACTCTTAGGACTCTCCAAGCAACAGATCGAGACGTTTGATCAGTGCGGTCCTCTGTATGCCAGAGTGTTAGCTTTCAACGAAAAAGGCAGGCTGCTGTTGAAGGCAGTGGCTGAATACGCCTCTATTCCGATTATTACTAAAACAGCTCATTTTCTAAACACTAAGCAACGAAGCAGGCAATCACAGCAGTCGCCCGCAGCCCAAATGCTATCAATTGATACTTTGGCCAGCGATATCTATTCGCTCGGCGCGCCTAATATCCAGCAGAGGGTAGGAGCAAGCGATTTTCACCAGTCTCCGTTTTACATAGATCGGTAGAGCCAAAGAGTAAACGAATCTGGGGCAGCATCTCCATTGCGGCCGCTTCGCCCAGAGCAATGCATTCTTCTGTCTTATCAAACGAACTGGGAGAAATGTGAGCGACATCTGGCCTGATGATGACATCACAAACCGTCTCGCGGGTTTTCATCAGCTCTCTTTCCATGATATCAATAGATTGAATAATCACATCAAAAATATTAGTAATCGAAAATACTGTTCCCGCGTGTGCCAAATCGACGGCAATGACGATATCGGCGCCCATGCTCCGTGCTACATCGATCGGAGTTGGATTGAGAACAGCTCCATCGACCAGCATCATATTCCCAATCTGAAACGGAATAAAAATACCTGGAACAGAAACGCTAGCTCTGACTGCGGTGGCTACCTCCCCAGAATTAAATATAACTTCTTTACCTTCGTGCAATTCAGTAGCCACAACCGATAACGGTATCTGAAGCTGATCGAAGGTTTTCTTTTTGGTCAGAATCCGGATCATATTCAAAACACGTTCACCCGAAAATAAGCCCATTTTTGGAATAACAAAATCCAGCCAATGCCGGCGTTTTAAATGTTTAGAGAGTTTTTCAATATTGTCTAAAGACAGACCAGCAGAATACAATGCGCCAATGAGACTGCCAATACTGCAGCCGGCAATGTAATCAATAGGAATACCCTCTTTCTCGAATACCCGCAACACGCCTACATGCGCCATTCCGCGTAAACCGCCTGAACCAAGAGCCAAGCCTATCTTTGGGCGTTCAACTGTCGTATCGTGCATTTCTCCACCTCATCAGTGTTATAAACCAGCTACTCCATCAATATATATTAATTACCATTGTCTAGAAGCACACGTCCTGCACAGAGGAGGAAATAACCTGATGAAAATCAGAATGAGAGCTCACTCGTATTATTCCCGATTGGGACTGTGTTTCCTCACATTTTGCGTCGTCTTCATCACGATTGCCACCGTTCGCTTTCCCAAAGATGCCTTCGACTCAGCCATGACTGGGCTGCAGTTATGGTGGAATGTCGTCTTCCCTGCATTGCTGCCTTTTTTTATTTTGTCTGAGATCTTAATGGGCTTAGGTGCTGTGCACTTTATTGGCGTTATCCTCGAACCGCTGATGCGGCCATTGTTCAATGTCCCAGGAGCTGGAGCTTTTGCTATGAGCATGGGTCTGGCTTCTGGCTATCCAATGGATGCCGTTATTACCGCCCGCTTTCGCCAAAATCGGCTGTGCACTGCAATCGAGGCCGAAAGGCTGTTGTCTTTTACCAATACGGCAGACCCATTATTTATGTTTGGCGCTGTTGCAGTCGGTATGTTTGGCCGTCCAGACTTGGGCGCTATTATTGCACTAGCGCATTACATCTCAAGCGTTCTGGTCGGCCTTATTTTCCGATTTCATGGACGCAGTCAACCAAATTCGACTGAAAACATAAGCACTGATCTCTCGACCATCCCGCTGCGAGCCTTTCGTGCCATGGTAAAGGCAAGGCACGATGATGGTCGGTCTATCAGTCAGTTATTAGGAGACTCGGTCAAAAACTCTATGAATACCATTCTCCTCATCGGCGGGTTTATCATCTTATTTTCTGTATTCCTTCGGGTAATATCTGTTACCGGCCTAACCACTTTTTTAACCACTCTGTTCACCGCAATATTAAAATTGATTGGTTTTAGTACCTCGCTGGCTCCGGCACTGGTTAGTGGACTATTTGAACTTGATTTAGGGGCAATGGCCGCTAGCCAGGCAGACGCGCCTTTAATCGAAAAGGTCGCCGTGACAGGCGCAATTATCGCTTGGAGCGGACTGTGTGTACACGGACAGGTCGCCAGCATTGTCATCGAATCAGGTATCCGCATGAGACCTTATATGGTCGGCCGACTCCTGCACGCTATACTAGCGGCATTCATTACAATGGGCTTAATGAACCTAAAGCAAATCGCTAGCGATTTTTCAACGATTCCGGTTTTTCAAAAAGTCAGTGTATACCAATCAACCTTCAGTTTTTCGAGCAGAATTGAGCAAATCGGCATACACTTTTTACTCTTTTTTAGTGTTCTTCTCTCTACTTCCCTGGCATTTTACCTAGTTCGACAAGTCTGGCAGAAGCTGAATCGGTAAAGTACTCTGAATACTAAGCAGCCGCGCCGACCAGGAGCGACCTGTAAGATAGTACGCCACCTTGCAACCAGATCGGTTAGCAATGTGGCCTCCTAAAAGGTACGCTGTGGATGGGGGCGCGGCTGACGTAGATGGATTTTCTTGAATAGCCTACTTTTGTCTCATTCGTTCACGGCCTTCACGGACCGCCTCAGACACCTTATCTAAGTTTGCTTCAAGGTATGCAAAAACTTCTTGGGCATAGGAGACAGCTTGTTCTTCATACTCTCTCGCTTTTTCTCGTGCTTCTTCAATAATTAGATTTGATTGATCCTGAGCTTGCTGTGTAATCGAATTTTCTTCAGTGAGTTTGCTGACATATGTCTGTGCTTGCTCTACGATTGTCTGAGCTTCCTTTTGCACATCATCCATTATTCGATTGCGTTCACTGAGAATACGATTAGCTTCCATAATTTCATTCGGTAGAGCTTCGCGTAATGCATCAATGAGATGGCAAAGCTCGTCCTCTTCTACCACAAGCCGGTTAGAAAAGGGGATGTGGGTTGAAGACTGTAGCAAAGTTTCTAAATCATCCAGAATTTTATGTACCGACATAGTTCACCTCTCCCAACGTACTCTAGCGTTCTCGCAGACGTTCAACCACTTTCTGCTCAATGCAGCGAGGAACCAACCCTGTAATTGCGCCGCCAAATTTGGCAAGTTCTTTAATGCCGCTGGAGCTCACAAAGGAATAATCGCTGCTGGTCATCATGAATACAGTTTCCATGCTCGGATCAACATTTTTTATCAACAGAGCTCGTTGAAACTCATATTCAAAATCACTTAATGCCCGTAATCCTCGAACAATAACATTACTGTTCTGACTATGTACATATTCGTTTAATAAACCGGAGAAACCATCAACGCGAATGTTGGGAATATGAGTGGTGGCGTCCCGCAATAATTCTACTCGTTCCTCCATTGAAAACAGGGGTTTTTTATTCGGGTTGTGAAAAACGGCGACAATTAGAACATCAAACATTTTGCTAGCTCGTTCGAAAATATCCAAATGGCCACAGGTAACTGGATCAAAACTGCCTGGACAAACTCCAATGCGCACTGTAATACCTCCACTATTCCGTCTTTTGCCAAAATCCTATACACGTTTCCCCAAACCGTTCGCTACGAATTAAATGCAGCTGATTCAAAGCAATCTCAACCCGTTCATGTTGCGAATGTTCAACAATAAAGATCCCTCTATCAGCCAAGATTGCAGCGGTATCAATACGCATTAAAACTTGACTAACTAAGTCTTGGTTATACGGCGGGTCGCAAAAAATCAGATCAAATTGTCCTCCAAGGCGGTCTATCGCTGACAGCACGTTAGCCTTTATGATCGTGATTCGATCTTGCAGTTTAGTTAAAGTCGCATTTTCACGGATGAGCGCGATGCTTACCATACTTTGTTCGACAAAAGTCGCATGGTTAGCGCCGCGACTTAGTGCCTCTAGTCCTAGATTTCCGGTACCCGCGAATAAATCTAAAACCCTTGCATCTGGCACACGTGATCCTAAAATGTTAAACAGAGATTCTTTTACCCGATCTCCAGTGGGACGAACAGCCATACCTCGCGGTGTTTTGAGCTTGGTTCCTTTAGCGCTACCTGTAATAATCCGCATAAACACAATTCCCTCATTTAACCATATCATTGTACCATAATTACTTGCTACTAGCACGAGGAAGGAAAAAATTCTCTGTGTCATTATTATCGCAGTTTGTCCAAATACTAGAATAATTACTATAATCATAGCTGAGAATACGAAAAAAGGAAAACGGCTTGTTTTGTCGAATTCGGTAAATCTATTCCATTTCATCGATTTTCAAGGAGAATTGCCATGCACAGGCGATTTATTGTCTATTTTCTCGCAATTGCTTTCATTACGTTGTTCACCACCGCAGTTGGACAACTATCAGGAGTATTAAGGCGGGCCACCCCAGTCGATCTGCCAGAACGCCAGTATACGCAGACACTAGTCCTGCTCCCACTTGACAGTCGACCAGCCTGCACGCAGCTTGTCGAACAACTGGGATATCTCGCCAATATCCGCGTGGTGATGCCGCCTGCTGATTACCTC
This window contains:
- a CDS encoding YceD family protein; protein product: MNIDVFRIKKDVSAVQMYHFSVSSLSTGTVTYADLDISGKILNDGAILEVTGQILGEARFVCGRCLEPYLAKVEIPFQANFKEGLPESDQEADMSWFQGDSIDIAETVRESLILAEPFKQVCRQECRGLCPICGKNLNMEICTCTTETINPKFAVLQKLLEPKNPTQS
- the ylbJ gene encoding sporulation integral membrane protein YlbJ translates to MKIRMRAHSYYSRLGLCFLTFCVVFITIATVRFPKDAFDSAMTGLQLWWNVVFPALLPFFILSEILMGLGAVHFIGVILEPLMRPLFNVPGAGAFAMSMGLASGYPMDAVITARFRQNRLCTAIEAERLLSFTNTADPLFMFGAVAVGMFGRPDLGAIIALAHYISSVLVGLIFRFHGRSQPNSTENISTDLSTIPLRAFRAMVKARHDDGRSISQLLGDSVKNSMNTILLIGGFIILFSVFLRVISVTGLTTFLTTLFTAILKLIGFSTSLAPALVSGLFELDLGAMAASQADAPLIEKVAVTGAIIAWSGLCVHGQVASIVIESGIRMRPYMVGRLLHAILAAFITMGLMNLKQIASDFSTIPVFQKVSVYQSTFSFSSRIEQIGIHFLLFFSVLLSTSLAFYLVRQVWQKLNR
- a CDS encoding patatin-like phospholipase family protein, with the translated sequence MHDTTVERPKIGLALGSGGLRGMAHVGVLRVFEKEGIPIDYIAGCSIGSLIGALYSAGLSLDNIEKLSKHLKRRHWLDFVIPKMGLFSGERVLNMIRILTKKKTFDQLQIPLSVVATELHEGKEVIFNSGEVATAVRASVSVPGIFIPFQIGNMMLVDGAVLNPTPIDVARSMGADIVIAVDLAHAGTVFSITNIFDVIIQSIDIMERELMKTRETVCDVIIRPDVAHISPSSFDKTEECIALGEAAAMEMLPQIRLLFGSTDLCKTETGENRLLLPSAGY
- a CDS encoding acetate/propionate family kinase, which produces MKVLVVNCGSSSIKYQLLAMTDESVLAKGLVERIGMEGSILTHQPTGKDKVPLKADIPDHSKGIEMVLAALVHPEHGVLKSMKEISAIGHRVVHGGEEFADSVLITPEVMNALTRCIEMAPLHNPPNILGINACAKLMPGVPQVGVFDTAFHQTMPKYAFLYGLPYEAYEKYGLRRYGFHGTSHKYVSQRVAEEMGEHMTNLRIITCHLGNGASITAVKYGRSLDTSMGFTPLEGLVMGTRSGEIDPAIIPFLMKKEGMSPDQIDNYLNKQSGVLGISGVSSDFRDIEDASAQGNERAQLALDIFAYKVRKYIGSYAAAMGGVDAIVFTAGLGENSPPMRDKVCNGLEFLGTRIDPEKNNVRGKTKEISVDGARVKIYVIPTNEELVIARDTKMICSALV
- a CDS encoding nucleotidyltransferase, which codes for MFHIKTVGIIAEYNPFHNGHLWHVEQAKQQSGSDYCVAVMSGQFTQRGEPAAFDKWARAAMAVMGGVDLVLELPAVFTVRSAQYFATAGVQLLNSLGLVTHLAFGAENPDLTLLQQAADLNNTDIGPALRQRLTSGVTYAAALADCLSISGASVNVLSQPNNILAIEYLRAISRFAQTITPVIIPRRHSHYHDTEVTSPFASASAVRQALINGNNNALQCALPPASLSLIKQRLAEGRGPVIYEAFTTPILYKLRTARLSDLAELPDIAEGLHHKLAAEALKSTTIEELLTRVKSKRYTRTRLQRILIHALLGLSKQQIETFDQCGPLYARVLAFNEKGRLLLKAVAEYASIPIITKTAHFLNTKQRSRQSQQSPAAQMLSIDTLASDIYSLGAPNIQQRVGASDFHQSPFYIDR
- the coaD gene encoding pantetheine-phosphate adenylyltransferase codes for the protein MRIGVCPGSFDPVTCGHLDIFERASKMFDVLIVAVFHNPNKKPLFSMEERVELLRDATTHIPNIRVDGFSGLLNEYVHSQNSNVIVRGLRALSDFEYEFQRALLIKNVDPSMETVFMMTSSDYSFVSSSGIKELAKFGGAITGLVPRCIEQKVVERLRER
- the rsmD gene encoding 16S rRNA (guanine(966)-N(2))-methyltransferase RsmD — protein: MRIITGSAKGTKLKTPRGMAVRPTGDRVKESLFNILGSRVPDARVLDLFAGTGNLGLEALSRGANHATFVEQSMVSIALIRENATLTKLQDRITIIKANVLSAIDRLGGQFDLIFCDPPYNQDLVSQVLMRIDTAAILADRGIFIVEHSQHERVEIALNQLHLIRSERFGETCIGFWQKTE
- the rpmF gene encoding 50S ribosomal protein L32; this encodes MAVPKRKMSKCRRDKRRANWKLTVPGFAECPQCHQLRMPHRVCPECGYYNGKEVVAAE
- a CDS encoding ATPase, with the translated sequence MSVHKILDDLETLLQSSTHIPFSNRLVVEEDELCHLIDALREALPNEIMEANRILSERNRIMDDVQKEAQTIVEQAQTYVSKLTEENSITQQAQDQSNLIIEEAREKAREYEEQAVSYAQEVFAYLEANLDKVSEAVREGRERMRQK